The following coding sequences are from one Shewanella putrefaciens window:
- the wecA gene encoding UDP-N-acetylglucosamine--undecaprenyl-phosphate N-acetylglucosaminephosphotransferase, with protein MSTNIAVLFVFLVSFISLFVFRKVAQRIGLVDKPNERKHHKGQIPLVGGISIFFTIILALFLTPELLLAPQLYAGCAFILVVIGAIDDRYDISFKFRLVVQAAVSMLMIVLGERSLHNLGYLMGSEAIHLPELISILLTVFAVIGAINAFNMVDGIDGLLGGLASVTFGGLGILFYFNGMQGFATFCALLVTAMLPYIMLNLGFPFGRRFKVFMGDAGSIFIGFTVIWLLIVASQGERATALRPVTALWLIALPLMDMVCIMIRRIRKGQSPFKPDREHLHHICQRLGMSSHLSLLVICSAAGGMAAIGIWSELTKVSESMMFFVFLAVFALYFSLMNNIWRITAFLRRDVKFTKTI; from the coding sequence GGTTGCTCAAAGGATCGGATTGGTTGATAAGCCGAACGAGCGTAAGCATCATAAAGGCCAGATCCCGCTTGTTGGAGGGATTTCTATTTTCTTTACGATAATACTTGCCTTGTTCCTAACCCCTGAATTATTGCTGGCACCACAATTGTATGCAGGATGCGCTTTTATTCTTGTGGTCATAGGGGCAATTGATGACCGTTATGATATCAGTTTTAAGTTTCGCCTTGTTGTCCAAGCTGCGGTTTCGATGCTGATGATTGTGCTCGGTGAGCGCAGTTTACATAACTTAGGTTATTTGATGGGGAGTGAGGCGATACATTTACCCGAGCTTATCAGCATATTGTTAACGGTTTTTGCAGTTATCGGTGCAATCAATGCGTTTAATATGGTTGACGGTATTGATGGTTTATTGGGGGGATTAGCCTCTGTTACTTTTGGGGGCTTAGGCATTCTGTTTTATTTTAATGGCATGCAGGGTTTTGCTACTTTTTGTGCGCTGCTCGTTACTGCTATGCTGCCTTATATCATGTTAAATTTAGGTTTTCCGTTCGGGCGGCGTTTTAAAGTGTTTATGGGGGATGCGGGGAGTATTTTTATCGGCTTTACGGTGATTTGGTTATTGATTGTGGCAAGCCAAGGTGAGCGAGCTACTGCACTTCGCCCTGTGACCGCACTTTGGTTAATTGCGTTGCCGTTGATGGATATGGTGTGCATTATGATCCGTCGTATTCGTAAAGGCCAATCGCCTTTTAAACCTGACCGCGAGCATTTGCACCATATTTGCCAAAGGTTGGGGATGTCATCCCATTTATCGCTGTTAGTAATCTGCAGTGCAGCAGGGGGGATGGCTGCTATCGGCATTTGGTCTGAGTTGACTAAAGTTAGTGAAAGTATGATGTTTTTTGTATTTTTGGCTGTGTTTGCTCTGTATTTTTCTTTAATGAATAACATATGGCGCATTACTGCATTTTTACGTAGAGATGTTAAATTTACTAAGACTATTTAA